The Epinephelus lanceolatus isolate andai-2023 chromosome 14, ASM4190304v1, whole genome shotgun sequence genome has a window encoding:
- the LOC117251496 gene encoding gamma-crystallin M1, which translates to MGKIVFYEDRNFQGRSYECMSDCSDMSSYLSRCQSCRVESGCFMVYERPNYMGNQYFLRRGEYHDMQRMMSMGMMFDNIRSCRMIPYHRGPFRMRIYERENFSGQMNELMDDCDNIMDRYRMNDCMSCHVMDGHWLMYEQPHYRGRMMYLRPGEYRSFRDMGMSGMRFMSMRRITDVC; encoded by the exons ATGGGCAAG ATCGTCTTCTACGAGGACAGGAACTTCCAGGGTCGCTCCTATGAGTGCATGAGCGACTGCTCTGACATGTCCTCCTACCTGAGCAGGTGCCAGTCCTGCAGGGTGGAGAGCGGCTGCTTCATGGTCTACGAGCGTCCCAACTACATGGGAAACCAGTACTtcctgaggagaggagagtacCATGACATGCAGCGTATGATGAGCATGGGCATGATGTTCGACAACATCAGATCCTGCAGAATGATCCCCTAT CACAGAGGTCCATTCAGGATGAGGATCTACGAGAGGGAGAACTTCAGTGGTCAGATGAACGAGCTGATGGACGACTGCGACAACATCATGGACCGTTACCGTATGAACGACTGCATGTCCTGTCACGTGATGGACGGACACTGGCTGATGTACGAGCAGCCCCACTACAGAGGCAGGATGATGTACCTGAGGCCCGGAGAGTACAGGAGCTTCAGGGACATGGGCATGAGCGGCATGAGGTTCATGAGCATGAGGCGTATCACCGACGTGTGCTAG
- the LOC117249908 gene encoding gamma-crystallin M3-like: MTMGKIIFYEDRNFQGRSYETSSDCADMTSYLSRCHSCRVESGCFMVYDRPNYMGNQYFVRRGEYSDYQRMGMSDCIRSCRMIPMHRGQFRMRIYERENFGGQMHELMDDCDNMQDRYRMNDCMSCNVMDGHWLMYEQPQYRGRMMYLRPGEYRSFRDMGMSGMRFMSMRRIMDSCY, from the exons ATGACCATGGGCAAG ATCATCTTCTACGAGGACAGGAACTTCCAGGGTCGTTCCTATGAGACCAGCAGCGACTGCGCTGACATGACCTCCTACCTGAGCAGGTGTCACTCCTGCAGGGTGGAGAGCGGCTGCTTCATGGTCTACGACCGCCCCAACTACATGGGAAACCAGTACTTTGTCAGGAGGGGAGAGTACTCTGACTACCAGCGCATGGGCATGAGTGATTGCATCAGGTCTTGCCGCATGATCCCCATG CACAGAGGCCAGTTCAGGATGAGGATCTACGAGAGGGAGAACTTCGGTGGTCAGATGCATGAGCTGATGGACGACTGCGACAACATGCAGGACCGTTACCGTATGAACGACTGCATGTCCTGCAACGTGATGGACGGCCACTGGCTGATGTACGAGCAGCCCCAGTACAGAGGCAGGATGATGTACCTGAGGCCTGGAGAGTACAGGAGCTTCAGGGACATGGGCATGAGCGGCATGAGGTTCATGAGCATGAGGCGTATCATGGATTCCTGTTATTAG
- the LOC144458281 gene encoding gamma-crystallin M3-like: MHGKIIFYEDKNFQGRSYETSSDCADMASHLSRCHSCRVESGCFMVYDQPNYMGNQYFMRRGEYSDYQRMMGFGDCIRSCRMIPMHKGAYRVRLYERENFGGQMYELMDDCDNIQDRYHMSDCQSCNVMDGHWLMYEQPHYRGRMMYLRPGEYRSFREMGYDGSRFSSIRRITDSC, encoded by the exons ATGCACGGCAAG ATCATCTTCTACGAGGACAAGAACTTCCAGGGTCGCTCCTATGAGACCAGCAGCGACTGCGCTGACATGGCCTCCCACCTGAGCAGGTGTCACTCCTGCAGGGTGGAGAGCGGCTGCTTCATGGTCTACGACCAGCCCAACTACATGGGAAACCAGTACTTCATGAGGAGGGGCGAGTACTCTGACTACCAGAGGATGATGGGTTTCGGTGACTGCATCAGGTCCTGCCGTATGATCCCTATG CACAAAGGAGCCTACAGAGTGAGGCTCTATGAGAGGGAGAACTTCGGTGGTCAGATGTATGAGCTGATGGACGACTGCGACAACATCCAGGACCGCTACCACATGTCCGACTGCCAGTCTTGCAACGTGATGGACGGCCACTGGCTGATGTACGAGCAGCCCCACTACAGAGGCAGGATGATGTACCTGAGGCCCGGAGAGTACAGGAGCTTCAGGGAGATGGGATACGATGGAAGTAGATTCAGCTCCATCAGACGCATCACTGACTCCTGTTAA
- the LOC117249905 gene encoding gamma-crystallin M3-like, which translates to MSTTDMSMGKIIFYEDRNFQGRSYECMSDCADMSSYLSRCQSCRVESGCFMVYDRPNYMGNQYFMRRGEYADYMSMMGMSGGIRSCRMIPMHRGQFRMRIYERENFGGQMHELMDDCDNIMDRYRMNDCMSCNVMDGHWLMYEQPHYRGRMMYLRPGEYRSFRDMGMSGMRFMSMRRIIDMC; encoded by the exons ATGTCCACCACTGATATGAGCATGGGCAAG ATCATCTTCTACGAGGACAGGAACTTCCAGGGTCGCTCCTATGAGTGCATGAGCGACTGCGCCGACATGTCCTCCTACCTGAGCAGGTGCCAGTCCTGCAGGGTGGAGAGCGGCTGCTTCATGGTCTACGACCGCCCCAACTACATGGGAAACCAGTACTTCATGAGGAGGGGCGAGTACGCTGACTACATGAGCATGATGGGAATGAGCGGTGGTATCAGGTCTTGCCGTATGATCCCCATG CACAGAGGCCAGTTCAGGATGAGGATCTACGAGAGGGAGAACTTCGGTGGTCAGATGCATGAGCTGATGGACGACTGCGACAACATCATGGACCGTTATCGTATGAACGACTGCATGTCCTGCAACGTGATGGACGGACACTGGCTGATGTACGAGCAGCCCCACTACAGAGGCAGGATGATGTACCTGAGGCCCGGAGAGTACAGGAGCTTCAGGGACATGGGCATGAGCGGCATGAGGTTCATGAGCATGAGGCGTATCATCGACATGTGCtag
- the LOC117249920 gene encoding gamma-crystallin M3-like: MSNTSMNMRGKIIFYEERNFQGRSYECMSDCSDMTSYLSRCHSCRVDSGCFMVYDRPNYMGNQYFMRRGEYADYMSMMGMRDCIRSCRMIPMHRGQFRMRIYERENFGGQMHELMDDCDNIMDRYRMNDCMSCHVMDGHWLMYEQPHYRGRMMYLRPGEYRSFREMGMSGMRFMSMRRIMDSCM; the protein is encoded by the exons ATGAGCAACACCAGCATGAACATGAGGGGCAAG ATCATCTTCTACGAGGAGAGGAACTTCCAGGGCCGCTCCTATGAGTGCATGAGCGACTGCTCTGACATGACCTCCTACCTGAGCAGGTGTCACTCCTGCAGGGTGGATAGTGGCTGCTTCATGGTCTACGACCGCCCCAACTACATGGGAAACCAGTACTTCATGAGGAGGGGCGAGTACGCTGACTACATGAGCATGATGGGAATGAGGGACTGCATCAGGTCCTGCCGTATGATCCCCATG cacagaggCCAGTTCAGGATGAGGATCTACGAGAGGGAGAACTTCGGAGGTCAGATGCATGAGCTGATGGACGACTGTGACAACATCATGGACCGCTATCGTATGAACGACTGCATGTCCTGTCACGTGATGGACGGCCACTGGCTGATGTACGAGCAGCCCCACTACAGAGGCAGGATGATGTACCTGAGGCCCGGAGAGTACAGGAGCTTCAGGGAGATGGGCATGAGCGGCATGAGGTTCATGAGCATGAGGCGTATCATGGATTCCTGCATGTAA
- the LOC144458291 gene encoding gamma-crystallin M3-like produces the protein MNMRGKITFYEERNFQGRSYECMSDCSDMTSYLSRCHSCRVESGCFMVYDRPNYMGNQYFMRRGEYSDYMSMMGMSSGIRSCRMIPMHRGQFRMRIYERENFGGQMYDLQDDCDNIMDRYRMNDCMSCHVMDGHWLMYEQPQYRGRMMYLRPGEYRSFREMGMSGMRFMSMRRIMDSCM, from the exons ATGAACATGAGGGGCAAG atCACCTTCTACGAGGAGAGGAACTTCCAGGGTCGCTCCTATGAGTGCATGAGCGACTGCTCTGACATGACCTCCTACCTGAGCAGGTGTCACTCCTGCAGGGTGGAGAGTGGCTGCTTCATGGTCTACGACCGCCCCAACTACATGGGAAACCAGTACTTCATGAGGAGGGGCGAGTACTCCGACTACATGAGCATGATGGGAATGAGCAGTGGTATCAGGTCTTGCCGTATGATCCCCATG CACAGGGGCCAGTTCAGGATGAGGATCTACGAGAGGGAGAACTTTGGTGGTCAGATGTACGATCTGCAGGACGACTGTGACAACATCATGGACCGTTACCGTATGAACGACTGCATGTCCTGTCACGTGATGGACGGCCACTGGCTGATGTATGAGCAGCCCCAGTACAGAGGCAGGATGATGTACCTGAGGCCCGGAGAGTACAGGAGCTTCAGGGAGATGGGCATGAGCGGCATGAGGTTCATGAGCATGAGGCGTATCATGGATTCCTGCATGTAA
- the LOC117249900 gene encoding gamma-crystallin M3-like, translating to MSNTSMNMRGKIIFYEDRNFQGRSYECMSDCSDMTSYLSRCHSCRVESGCFMVYDRPNYMGNQYFMRRGEYADYMSMMGMRDCIRSCRMIPMHRGQFRMKIYERENFGGQMHELMDDCDNIMDRYRMNDCMSCHVMDGHWLMYEQPHYRGRMMYLRPGEYRSFREMGMSGMRFMSMRRIMDSCM from the exons ATGAGCAACACCAGCATGAACATGAGGGGCAAG ATCATCTTCTACGAGGACAGGAACTTCCAGGGTCGTTCCTATGAGTGCATGAGCGACTGCTCTGACATGACCTCCTACCTGAGCAGGTGTCACTCCTGCAGGGTGGAGAGCGGCTGCTTCATGGTCTACGACCGCCCCAACTACATGGGAAACCAGTACTTCATGAGGAGGGGCGAGTACGCTGACTACATGAGCATGATGGGAATGAGGGACTGCATCAGGTCTTGCCGTATGATCCCCATG CACAGGGGCCAGTTCAGGATGAAGATCTACGAGAGGGAGAACTTTGGTGGTCAGATGCATGAGCTGATGGACGACTGCGACAACATCATGGACCGTTACCGTATGAACGACTGCATGTCCTGTCACGTGATGGACGGCCACTGGCTGATGTACGAGCAGCCCCACTACAGAGGCAGGATGATGTACCTGAGGCCCGGAGAGTACAGGAGCTTCAGGGAGATGGGCATGAGCGGCATGAGGTTCATGAGCATGAGGCGTATCATGGATTCCTGCATGTAA
- the LOC117251520 gene encoding gamma-crystallin M3-like encodes MNMGKIIFYEERNFQGRSYECMSDCSDMSSYLSRCHSCRVESGCFMVYDRPNYMGNQYFMRRGEYSDYMSMMGMRDCIRSCRMIPMHRGQFRMRIYERENFGGQMHELMDDCDNIMDRYRMNDCMSCHVMDGHWLMYEQPHYRGRMMYLRPGEYRSFRDMGMSGMRFMSMRRIMDM; translated from the exons ATGAACATGGGCAAG ATCATCTTCTACGAGGAGAGGAACTTCCAGGGTCGCTCCTATGAGTGCATGAGCGACTGCTCTGACATGTCCTCCTACCTGAGCAGGTGCCACTCCTGCAGGGTGGAGAGCGGCTGCTTCATGGTCTACGACCGCCCCAACTACATGGGAAACCAGTACTTCATGAGGAGGGGCGAGTACTCCGACTACATGAGCATGATGGGAATGAGGGACTGCATCAGGTCCTGCCGTATGATCCCCATG cacagaggCCAGTTCAGGATGAGGATCTACGAGAGGGAGAACTTTGGTGGTCAGATGCATGAGCTGATGGACGACTGCGACAACATCATGGACCGTTACCGTATGAACGACTGCATGTCCTGTCACGTGATGGACGGCCACTGGCTGATGTACGAGCAGCCCCACTACAGAGGCAGGATGATGTACCTGAGGCCCGGAGAGTACAGGAGCTTCAGGGACATGGGCATGAGCGGCATGAGGTTCATGAGCATGAGGCGTATCATGGACATGTAA